A stretch of Vigna angularis cultivar LongXiaoDou No.4 chromosome 4, ASM1680809v1, whole genome shotgun sequence DNA encodes these proteins:
- the LOC108332201 gene encoding 2-oxoisovalerate dehydrogenase subunit alpha 2, mitochondrial, with product MASWLFARSRIFFSTPQRSKPFFFLPFLNHSSSSSFQSTTLPHRNSPTLFCFSRHESTKADAQLELEHDLTEDDADQAIDFPGGKVGFTSEMRFISETAQKRVPCYRVLDDNGELVKYSNYVQVSKEMGVKMYSHMVTLQTMDSIFYEVQRQGRISFYVTQMGEEAVNIASAAALAPDDIVLPQYREPGVLLWRGFTLQQFVHQCFGNTYDLGKGRQMPIHYGSTKHNYFTVSSPIATQLPQAVGAAYSLKMDGKSACAVTFCGDGGTSEGDFHAAMNFAAVMDAPVVFICRNNGWAISTPVQEQFRSDGIVVKGKAYDIWGIRVDGNDALAVYSAVHTAREIAIREQRPVLIEALTYRVGHHSTSDDSTKYRAIDEIEYWKMTRNPVSRFKRWVERNGWWSDKDELELRSSIRKQLMHGIQVAEKAQKPPLEDMFTDVYDQVPSNLQEQERLLRKSIEKHPKDYPSDVPL from the exons ATGGCATCGTGGTTGTTCGCAAGGTCTAGAATCTTCTTCTCTACTCCTCAACGCAGCAAACCCTTCTTCTTCCTACCATTTCTTAACCactcctcttcttcctcctttcaATCAACCACACTGCCTCACAGAAACTCACCAACCCTTTTCTGCTTCTCGCGTCATGAATCAACCAAAGCTGATGCGCAGTTGGAATTGGAGCATGATCTCACCGAAGACGACGCTGATCAG GCGATTGATTTTCCTGGAGGAAAAGTTGGATTTACTTCTGAAATGAGATTCATTTCTGAGACTGCTCAGAAAAGGGTGCCCTGTTATCGTGTTCTTGATGACAATGGTGAGCTCGTTAAATACAGCAACTATGTGCAG GTTAGCAAGGAAATGGGTGTGAAGATGTATTCTCACATGGTCACTCTTCAAACTATGGACAGCATATTCTATGAAGTGCAGAGGCAAGGCAGAATTTCCTTCTATGTCACCCAAATGGGGGAAGAAGCAGTTAACATTGCATCCGCAGCTGCACTTGCTCCTGATGATATCGTATTGCCTCAGTACCGAGAACCTGGAGTTTTACTGTGGCGTGGTTTTACACTGCAACAATTTGTCCATCAGTGCTTTGGAAACACTTATGATTTGGGGAAAGGCAGACAGATGCCCATACATTATGGATCAACTAAGCACAATTACTTCACAGTCTCATCCCCCATTGC AACACAACTTCCTCAAGCTGTGGGGGCTGCGTATTCTCTTAAAATGGATGGCAAAAGTGCATGTGCAGTCACTTTTTGTGGGGATGGTGGCACCAGTGAG GGAGATTTTCATGCTGCCATGAATTTTGCAGCAGTGATGGATGCCCCTGTTGTTTTCATCTGTCGTAACAACGGATGGGCCATCAGTACACCTGTACAAGAACAATTTCGAA GTGATGGAATTGTAGTGAAAGGTAAAGCTTATGACATCTGGGGTATCAGAGTTGATGGAAATGATGCTCTTGCAGTTTATAGTGCAGTTCACACTGCTAGAGAAATCGCTATAAGAGAACAAAGACCTGTTTTAATTGAG GCTCTCACTTATAGAGTAGGACATCACTCTACATCTGATGATTCAACTAAGTACCGGGCAATTGATGAGATTGAATATTGGAAGATGACAAGAAATCCTGTGAGTAGATTCAAGAGATGGGTGGAAAGGAATGGTTGGTGGAGTGACAAGGATGAATTGGAGCTTAGAAGCAGTATTAGGAAACAg CTAATGCATGGGATTCAGGTGGCAGAGAAAGCACAAAAACCTCCGCTCGAGGACATGTTCACTGATGTCTATGACCAAGTGCCATCAAACCTTCAGGAGCAAGAAAGATTACTAAGGAAATCCATCGAGAAGCATCCGAAGGACTACCCTTCTGATGTTCCTTTGTAG
- the LOC128196260 gene encoding uncharacterized protein LOC128196260, producing the protein MILWILSSADDAFDNGQIRPLFPIFNQVLLFSDDYDGGVHPPLTLFVEHPEESLLPSPSATNKLMAAPPPKGSYCEWNPKSAVKSNSTGFSKLWRFRDVKLRSNSDGKDTFVFLNHAPAAKPAEKARNVVVKKVEVKKGKTTASSTHEKHYVMNRARKENDKRKSYLPYRQDLFGFFANSHELSRNVHPY; encoded by the exons atgatcCTG TGGATTCTTTCCTCCGCCGACGACGCCTTCGACAACGGCCAGATTCGTCCGCTGTTTCCTATTTTCAACCAGGTTCTTCTCTTCTCTGATGATTACGATGGCGGCGTCCACCCTCCGCTAACTCTATTCGTCGAACATCCGGAAGAGTCGCTATTGCCGTCGCCTTCGGCGACGAACAAACTTATGGCTGCTCCGCCGCCGAAGGGATCGTACTGCGAATGGAATCCAAAGTCTGCAGTGAAGAGCAACTCCACGGGATTCTCGAAGCTGTGGAGATTCCGCGACGTGAAACTGCGAAGCAACAGCGACGGGAAGGACACGTTCGTGTTCTTGAACCACGCGCCGGCGGCGAAGCCAGCGGAGAAGGCGAGAAACGTGGTGGTGAAGAAGGTTGAGGTGAAGAAGGGGAAAACGACAGCGTCGTCTACGCACGAGAAACATTATGTGATGAACAGAGCAAGGAAAGAGAACGATAAACGCAAGTCCTACTTACCGTACCGGCAAGATCTGTTCGGGTTCTTCGCCAATTCCCACGAATTGAGCAGGAATGTTCATCCTTactaa
- the LOC108332121 gene encoding SWI/SNF complex subunit SWI3A produces the protein MEVTKDPNSNPGRLDDSDPELELYTIPSSSRWFAWDEIHETERTAFKEFFDASSISRTPKIYKEYRDFIINKYREEPSRRLTFTEVRKSLVGDVTFLHKAFHFLENWGLINYGAPPAADAEKEEEEEEPCKVRLEEGTPNGIRVAATPNSLKPMLLPRGAKTSANATGASLKLPPLASYSDIYRDLIRQKEGNCGLCGGKCGSGHYRCTQDNFIICANCFKSGNYGEKRSAEDFVLSESSENSGKHDTVWTEGEILLLLESVLKHGDDWELVAQSVQTKTKLDCISKLIELPFGELMLGPAHRNVNVSGANGIVVNNAKQVQSSSSDYQEISKTKDQPPELTKEIEQNGDAVKESPSKRQRVTPLSDSSGSLMNQVGLISNVVDPHITAAAADAAVSALCDENLCPREIFDVEEDSARDLEGEGLEMERSSISEIPLPLRVRAATATALGAAAARAKLLADQEVREIEHLVATIIKAQIDKLLHKVKHFDDLELLMEKEHAEMENLKDSILTERIDVLRRTFRSGITRWKDYSYVKS, from the exons ATGGAAGTCACAAAAGATCCTAACTCAAACCCGGGTCGCTTGGACGATTCAGATCCCGAACTCGAACTCTACACCATCCCAAGCTCTTCAA GATGGTTCGCGTGGGACGAAATTCACGAAACGGAGAGAACAGCATTCAAGGAATTCTTCGACGCGAGCTCGATTTCGAGAACGCCCAAGATATACAAAGAATACAGAGACTTCATCATCAACAAGTACAGGGAAGAGCCTTCCAGGAGGCTCACATTCACCGAGGTCAGAAAATCGCTGGTTGGTGACGTCACGTTTCTGCACAAGGCGTTCCATTTCCTAGAGAATTGGGGCTTGATCAACTACGGCGCCCCCCCTGCTGCAGACgcagagaaggaggaggaggaggaggagccGTGCAAAGTTCGCCTCGAAGAAGGAACTCCCAATGGGATTCGGGTGGCGGCCACACCGAACTCGTTGAAGCCGATGTTGTTGCCTCGCGGTGCGAAGACCAGTGCAAATGCGACCGGGGCTTCTCTCAAATTGCCGCCGCTCGCCTCCTATTCGGATATTTATAGGGATTTGATTAGGCAGAAAGAGGGGAACTGTGGACTTTGTGGTGGCAAATGTGGTTCAGGACATTACCGTTGTACCCAg gataatttcattatttgtgCAAATTGTTTCAAAAGTGGGAATTATGGGGAGAAAAGGTCTGCAGAGGATTTCGTATTGAGTGAGTCAAGTGAAAACAGTGGCAAGCATGACACTGTCTGGACTGAGGGAGAAATTCTTCTCCTTTTGGAATCTGTTTTGAAGCATGGGGATGACTGGGAACTGGTTGCTCAAAGTGTTCAAACCAAGACTAAACTTGATTGTATCTCAAAACTCATTGAGCTGCCTTTTGGAGAGCTCATGTTGGGCCCTGCTCACAGAAATGTCAACGTTAGTGGTGCTAATGGTATCGTGGTGAACAATGCAAAACAAGTTCAGTCATCTTCATCTGACTACCaagaaatttcaaaaacaaaggATCAACCTCCTGAGCTTACAAAAGAAATTGAGCAGAACGGAGATGCTGTGAAGGAAAGTCCTTCAAAAAGACAGCGTGTTACTCCCCTGTCAGATTCCAGTGGTTCACTAATGAATCAG GTGGGACTGATCTCTAATGTGGTTGACCCTCATATCACAGCTGCTGCAGCTGATGCTGCTGTTTCAGCTCTTTGTGATGAGAATTTGTGTCCAAGGGAGATATTTGATGTTGAAGAAGATTCAGCAAG AGATCTTGAGGGAGAAGGTTTAGAGATGGAGAGGTCCTCTATATCAG AAATACCTTTGCCACTGCGTGTAAGAGCCGCCACTGCAACTGCTCTTGGAGCTGCTGCTGCTCGAGCAAAGTTGTTGGCAGACCAGGAAGTCAGAGAGATTGAACATTTAGTGGCAACTATAATTAAAGCTCAG ATCGATAAGTTGCTGCACAAGGTTAAACATTTTGACGATCTGGAGCTGTTGATGGAAAAGGAACATGCTGAAATGGAAAACTTAAAAGATTCTATCTTGACTGAACGGATTGATGTGTTAAGGAGAACATTTAGATCTGGAATCACTAGATGGAAGGATTATTCGTATGTAAAATCTTAG
- the LOC108330429 gene encoding pentatricopeptide repeat-containing protein At1g43980, mitochondrial — MYPFFKHTQGSHFSLSYCSLLLSHSLSQKSLNFVKVVHANFIKLGLNTYTYLGNRCINLYSELGHINDALKVFDDISHKNTTSWNICLKALLKSGQLGKACHVFGAMPARDVVSWNSLISGYASCGFLSHAWEIFVEMQGTGVKPSEFTFSIVLSLVPSPSHTKQIHCRMIRSGMDLDNVVLGNSLITMYGKIGLVEYAFGVNRTMKHFDVISWNSLIWACLRAGNHEQALELFYQMRNADFLPDQFTCSMLMSAYSNLRDLDKGKQVLAFCFKMGFVYNSIVSSAAIDLFSKCNRLEDSVQLFKEQDQWDSALCNSMISGYARHDLGADALRIFVLTLRKNIRPTKYMVSSLLSSVSVLLPVEVGNLIHSLVPKLGFESDAVIANSLVDMYAKFGFIDDALNIFNEMKIKDLVSWNTILMGLTYNGRVSSTMDLFRELLTREDMLPDRITLTAVLLSCNYGLLVDEGIEIFSLMEIKFGVKPGEEHYECVVAMLSKAGKLKEAIDIIETMPYRITSGIWRSILSACAVYGDLQIIEGVAKKIIDSETQTSLPYLVLAQTYQMRGRWETMVRMRKAVETIGTKEVIGHSWIGIKNNLYTFSSNQLQHYGGKDLYLLLNLLVWEMETEGYF; from the coding sequence ATGTACCCATTTTTCAAGCACACGCAAGGTTctcacttttctctttcttattgcTCTCTTCTCCTAAGCCACAGTTTATCTCAAAAATCGCTTAACTTTGTCAAAGTCGTGCATGCCAACTTCATCAAACTGGGTCTTAACACCTACACCTATTTGGGTAATCGCTGTATCAACCTTTACTCAGAGCTCGGCCACATCAATGATGCATTGAAGGTGTTTGACGATATTTCTCATAAGAACACCACGTCCTGGAACATTTGCTTAAAAGCGTTGCTGAAGAGTGGCCAGCTCGGCAAGGCCTGCCACGTGTTTGGTGCAATGCCTGCTAGAGATGTTGTTAGTTGGAACTCCCTGATTTCGGGTTATGCTTCTTGTGGGTTTTTAAGTCATGCGTGGGAGATTTTCGTTGAAATGCAAGGCACTGGTGTGAAACCAAGTGAGTTCACTTTCTCCATTGTGCTGTCACTCGTGCCAAGCCCCTCTCATACTAAACAGATTCATTGTAGGATGATCAGAAGTGGAATGGATTTGGATAATGTAGTTCTTGGGAATTCGTTAATAACAATGTATGGAAAGATTGGTCTTGTTGAATATGCTTTTGGTGTGAATAGGACTATGAAACACTTTGATGTTATATCTTGGAACTCTTTGATCTGGGCCTGTCTAAGAGCTGGGAACCATGAGCAGGCTTTGGAGCTGTTCTATCAGATGAGAAATGCTGATTTTTTACCCGATCAGTTTACATGTTCAATGTTAATGAGTGCCTATTCTAACTTGCGAGACTTGGACAAGGGTAAGCAGGTTTTGGCCTTTTGTTTCAAGATGGGATTTGTTTATAATAGCATTGTATCCAGTGCTGCTATTGACCTCTTTTCCAAATGCAACAGATTGGAGGATTCTGTTCAGCTCTTTAAGGAACAAGATCAATGGGATTCAGCTCTATGCAATTCCATGATTTCAGGCTATGCTAGACATGATTTAGGGGCAGATGCTTTGCGAATTTTTGTGCTGACCTTGCGGAAGAATATCAGGCCAACAAAATACATGGTTAGCTCTCTTCTAAGTTCTGTTTCGGTTTTGTTACCAGTTGAAGTGGGTAATCTAATCCATTCTTTGGTTCCTAAACTGGGTTTTGAGTCAGATGCAGTTATTGCCAATTCACTTGTTGACATGTATGCCAAATTTGGGTTTATTGACGATGCCTTGAATATCttcaatgaaatgaaaattaaagatTTGGTATCATGGAACACTATACTGATGGGACTGACTTACAATGGGCGAGTGTCTTCTACCATGGACCTCTTTAGGGAATTATTGACTAGAGAAGACATGCTTCCAGATCGAATTACACTAACTGCAGTTCTACTTTCATGCAACTATGGATTATTGGTTGATGAAGGAAttgaaatattttcattaatggAGATTAAATTTGGAGTAAAACCAGGAGAAGAACATTATGAATGTGTTGTGGCGATGTTGAGTAAAGCTGGCAAGCTCAAAGAAGCCATTGATATCATAGAAACAATGCCATATAGAATTACCTCTGGCATTTGGAGGTCAATTCTTTCTGCATGTGCAGTTTATGGAGACTTGCAAATTATAGAAGGAGTTGCAAAGAAAATAATCGATAGTGAAACACAGACATCCTTACCTTACTTGGTATTGGCTCAAACATATCAAATGAGAGGTAGATGGGAGACCATGGTTCGAATGAGGAAGGCTGTGGAAACTATAGGTACTAAAGAGGTCATCGGACACAGTTGGAttggaattaaaaataacttatacaCTTTTTCATCGAATCAGTTACAACATTATGGTGGCAAGGATCTTTATCTGCTGTTGAATTTACTGGTCTGGGAGATGGAGACTGAAGGCTATTTCTAA